A genomic region of Chlorobaculum parvum NCIB 8327 contains the following coding sequences:
- a CDS encoding eIF2A-related protein, whose product MPDSTPPNHPPASARLSQDASNVEQAMKPGYAEMAGYRSSEAVEIRATIKPRIELFLSYAHNDKSVKQRFTDELKARLAISRHFQFVLSSDNDLLCGDTWHDELQDRLSRCNYGILLLSNRFLASTYIQKHEIPLLQDKCFPVALKPIDIDNLETHGLDHRQIFFFEQTKPFQKVSGANLSQFINDFVEEIEKSILKQREKHKEVACVETEEHEVEGIIRDEDGTQKFIKRNLEYRCSSYECERFIDTCGLPGVISHQTEATSSADTVQARPYIRSWALESDVPFFALLGDFGTGKTFTCRMLAREINALHDESPESVPLCIYIDLRRVSTRVGAEKKVPRLVDVLRDAIEFTKDPLDKSIVTPEDVIRLVRSNRAMILFDGLDEKTVHFSPEETNRFIAELWSIREQRSDKENAPPQGKILISCRTHYFRDTIEQNTLFLGRDREGRSREEYRSCTLLPFDAAQIREYLEKRLGCDGDKIESIIGLFGKVHNLKELASRPYTLNLMTEFIPDIERLASENKQVNTATLYDTTVENWLARDEGKHEFSTSHKKRLMKSLAAELHRRGGEGLETDDLDDWLDDWLADHPAISEAYRGEKPRETLKKDLRTATFIIREEEDNFSFAHTSLQEYFLAGFLVDGLSAREFEPQELAMNMPSKETLDFVADMLAADERKGEKVVAALASILENAYRKEVSELAFALWLKLHERGMRTPAPRNVRLEQAELAGWVISNLNLSGARFDGANLRGTSFRSTVLAAASFSRANLVNAEFLGCNATGVDYSQADADAGILRNCDLRQSRWAGAELRLASFVECEATEMVDFPVDAEFVAARCEGIVSSSLPEHPQLSLYDGHSVGIKATSFNSDGTKIASGSADGTVKLWDAKSGTCLITLIGHTGSVNAANFNPDSTRVVSGSGDKTVKIWDTYSGNCISTFFEHALTISDCSFSPDGKYVISSSYDKTIKIWNVQSGHCISTLCGHLSEVNNAKFSPDGERIISASSDKMLKIWDARSGQCLLTLSGHTEAVWSCAFSPDGTRIISASSDHTLKIWEAQSGNCIQTLSGHTGAVWSCAFSPNGTRIISASYDNTLKLWDAFSQQILISLPEYRSWFDSNSCAFSPDGTKIISTSRNGIKLWESSSGQCIMNISKTGGLISACAFNPSGNRFISGSHDHFIKLWETESGRCVKILAEYSNAVLMCAFSPDGSRIISVTDSSEIKLFDSFSGQVLMTFKHKKNKLVQRLCFQH is encoded by the coding sequence ATGCCTGATTCCACGCCGCCGAACCACCCGCCCGCATCCGCTAGGCTGTCGCAAGATGCCAGCAACGTCGAACAAGCGATGAAACCCGGCTATGCCGAAATGGCGGGCTACCGGTCGTCGGAAGCGGTGGAGATTCGTGCGACAATCAAGCCACGCATCGAGCTTTTCCTGTCGTATGCCCACAACGACAAGAGCGTCAAGCAACGATTCACCGATGAGCTGAAAGCGCGGCTTGCAATCTCAAGGCATTTCCAGTTTGTCTTATCCTCGGATAACGATCTGCTCTGCGGCGACACATGGCACGATGAATTGCAGGACAGGCTCAGCCGGTGCAACTACGGCATCTTACTACTGTCGAACCGCTTTCTGGCAAGCACTTACATCCAAAAACACGAAATTCCGCTGCTTCAAGACAAGTGCTTTCCCGTCGCGCTCAAACCCATCGACATCGACAATCTGGAAACGCACGGACTTGACCACCGCCAGATATTTTTCTTTGAACAGACCAAACCGTTTCAAAAAGTCAGCGGTGCGAATCTGAGTCAATTTATCAACGATTTCGTTGAAGAGATCGAAAAGAGCATTCTGAAACAGCGGGAAAAGCATAAAGAGGTCGCTTGCGTTGAAACGGAAGAGCACGAAGTTGAGGGCATCATTCGGGACGAAGATGGCACACAGAAATTCATCAAAAGAAATCTGGAATATCGATGCTCGTCGTACGAATGTGAACGATTCATCGACACTTGTGGCCTGCCGGGCGTTATCTCCCATCAAACCGAAGCCACTTCGTCGGCGGACACCGTGCAGGCGCGGCCTTACATCAGGAGCTGGGCGCTTGAGTCGGACGTGCCGTTTTTTGCGTTGCTTGGCGATTTCGGGACGGGCAAGACCTTTACCTGCCGGATGCTGGCGCGGGAGATCAATGCGCTGCACGACGAGTCGCCGGAGTCGGTGCCGCTCTGCATTTACATCGACTTGCGGCGGGTTTCGACCCGCGTCGGCGCGGAGAAGAAGGTGCCGCGCCTCGTCGATGTTTTGCGCGACGCCATCGAGTTCACCAAGGATCCGCTCGACAAGAGCATCGTGACGCCGGAGGACGTCATCCGGCTGGTGCGCTCGAACCGGGCGATGATTCTGTTCGACGGTCTCGATGAAAAGACAGTGCACTTTTCGCCGGAGGAGACCAACCGGTTCATCGCCGAACTCTGGAGCATCCGGGAGCAGCGGAGCGACAAGGAGAACGCGCCGCCGCAGGGCAAAATTCTCATCAGTTGCCGCACCCACTACTTCCGCGACACCATCGAGCAGAACACGCTTTTCCTCGGCAGGGATCGCGAGGGGCGCTCCCGCGAGGAGTACCGCTCCTGCACGCTCCTGCCCTTCGACGCGGCGCAGATCCGGGAGTATCTGGAGAAGCGGCTCGGCTGCGATGGCGACAAGATCGAGAGCATCATCGGGCTGTTCGGGAAGGTGCACAACCTGAAAGAGCTCGCGTCGCGCCCCTACACGCTCAACCTGATGACGGAGTTCATTCCGGACATCGAGCGGCTGGCGTCCGAAAACAAGCAGGTCAACACGGCCACGCTCTACGACACGACGGTCGAGAACTGGCTGGCGCGGGACGAGGGCAAGCACGAGTTCAGCACGTCGCACAAGAAGCGGCTCATGAAGTCGCTGGCTGCCGAACTCCACCGGCGCGGCGGCGAGGGGCTGGAGACGGACGATCTCGACGATTGGCTCGACGATTGGCTGGCCGACCATCCGGCGATCAGCGAAGCCTATCGGGGAGAAAAGCCGCGCGAAACACTCAAGAAAGACCTGCGCACGGCGACCTTTATCATCCGCGAGGAGGAGGACAATTTCTCGTTCGCCCACACCTCGTTGCAGGAGTATTTCCTTGCGGGATTTCTGGTCGATGGGTTGTCGGCGCGGGAGTTCGAGCCGCAGGAATTGGCGATGAACATGCCGTCGAAAGAGACGCTCGACTTCGTGGCCGATATGCTCGCCGCCGATGAGCGGAAAGGCGAAAAGGTGGTCGCGGCACTCGCCTCGATCCTTGAAAACGCTTACCGGAAGGAGGTTTCGGAACTCGCCTTCGCTCTCTGGCTGAAGCTGCACGAGCGCGGAATGCGCACCCCCGCGCCGCGGAACGTCCGGCTCGAACAGGCCGAACTTGCCGGATGGGTGATTAGCAACCTGAACCTTTCGGGCGCGCGGTTCGACGGGGCGAATCTGCGCGGCACGAGCTTCCGCAGCACCGTGCTCGCCGCAGCCTCGTTCAGCCGCGCCAACCTCGTCAACGCGGAGTTCCTCGGCTGCAACGCCACCGGAGTCGACTACTCGCAAGCCGATGCCGACGCCGGAATCTTGCGGAACTGCGATTTGCGGCAAAGCCGCTGGGCGGGGGCGGAACTCAGGCTTGCGTCGTTTGTTGAGTGTGAAGCGACGGAAATGGTCGATTTTCCCGTTGATGCAGAGTTCGTTGCTGCGAGGTGCGAAGGCATTGTCAGTTCGTCACTTCCAGAACATCCGCAATTATCACTCTATGATGGCCATTCTGTTGGAATCAAAGCTACCTCTTTCAACTCGGATGGCACAAAGATTGCATCTGGCTCAGCTGATGGAACAGTCAAGCTCTGGGATGCTAAATCCGGCACCTGCCTTATAACTTTGATCGGCCATACTGGTTCAGTCAACGCCGCCAATTTTAATCCGGATAGTACGCGAGTTGTTTCAGGCTCCGGTGACAAAACAGTTAAAATTTGGGATACATATTCGGGCAATTGCATTTCGACATTCTTCGAACACGCCTTAACCATAAGCGATTGTTCATTCAGCCCAGACGGGAAATATGTTATATCCTCGTCCTATGACAAGACAATAAAAATATGGAATGTTCAATCAGGCCATTGCATTTCAACCCTTTGTGGTCATCTATCGGAGGTCAATAATGCAAAATTCAGCCCCGATGGTGAACGCATCATCTCAGCGTCTTCCGATAAAATGCTCAAGATTTGGGACGCTCGATCAGGGCAGTGCCTATTGACTCTTTCTGGGCATACCGAAGCGGTATGGTCATGTGCTTTTAGCCCTGATGGAACACGCATTATTTCCGCCTCTTCCGACCACACTCTAAAGATTTGGGAGGCTCAATCAGGAAATTGTATTCAGACTCTTTCTGGGCATACGGGTGCGGTATGGTCATGCGCCTTTAGTCCGAATGGAACACGCATTATTTCCGCCTCATATGACAATACTCTGAAGTTATGGGATGCCTTTTCTCAACAAATTCTCATTTCACTCCCTGAATATCGTAGCTGGTTTGACAGTAATAGTTGTGCATTCAGTCCTGATGGAACAAAAATTATATCAACATCACGCAACGGCATCAAACTCTGGGAAAGCTCTTCAGGTCAGTGTATTATGAACATTTCAAAAACTGGCGGTCTTATCAGTGCATGTGCGTTTAATCCTTCTGGGAATCGCTTTATTTCTGGGTCTCACGATCATTTCATCAAACTATGGGAAACAGAATCAGGACGATGTGTTAAGATATTGGCGGAGTACAGCAATGCTGTTTTAATGTGTGCATTCAGTCCTGACGGAAGCCGCATTATTTCCGTAACGGATAGCAGCGAAATAAAACTTTTCGATTCTTTTTCTGGCCAGGTTTTAATGACTTTTAAGCATAAAAAAAATAAGTTGGTTCAAAGACTGTGCTTTCAGCATTGA
- the mnhG gene encoding monovalent cation/H(+) antiporter subunit G, translating into MTEIFSGIFILAGTIFILLSALGIIRMPDLYTRMSATTKASTLGIGLVLTGTVLFWQDAAITFRAAAIIIFLFLTAPVAAHIIGREAWSRGVKLWCKDESAKSCRKVRGWDKKN; encoded by the coding sequence ATGACCGAAATCTTCAGCGGCATTTTCATTCTCGCGGGCACGATTTTCATCCTGCTCTCCGCGCTCGGCATCATCCGGATGCCCGACCTCTACACCCGCATGTCCGCCACCACCAAAGCCTCAACCCTCGGCATCGGCCTGGTGCTCACCGGCACGGTGCTCTTCTGGCAGGACGCCGCCATCACCTTCCGCGCCGCCGCCATCATCATCTTCCTCTTCCTGACGGCCCCCGTCGCCGCGCACATCATCGGGCGCGAAGCGTGGAGCCGGGGAGTGAAGCTCTGGTGCAAAGACGAGTCCGCGAAGTCCTGCCGGAAAGTGCGGGGATGGGACAAGAAGAATTGA
- a CDS encoding monovalent cation/H+ antiporter complex subunit F, with the protein MSFIELSATIALSIIGLSILLIFLRLLIGPEIEDRIVALDLLSANTIAFIAVYSILNANTAFLDVGIILALLAFLGTVAFAYYLERRRRS; encoded by the coding sequence ATGAGCTTTATCGAACTGTCGGCCACGATCGCCCTGTCGATCATCGGCCTCTCCATTCTGCTGATTTTCCTGCGGCTGCTGATCGGCCCGGAGATCGAGGATCGCATCGTCGCGCTCGATCTGCTCTCGGCCAACACCATCGCTTTCATCGCGGTCTATTCGATCCTGAACGCGAACACGGCCTTTCTCGATGTCGGAATCATTCTGGCGCTGCTCGCCTTTCTCGGCACGGTGGCGTTTGCGTACTATCTCGAACGAAGGAGGCGGTCATGA
- a CDS encoding Na+/H+ antiporter subunit E, translating to MSQFLFNILLAFAWMLLTGESSAPSFISGMVVGYLILWMSRSAFGKETYFSKIRQVTGFVLYFLKELILANLRVAFDILTPKNYLDPGIVEVPLDVETDLEITLFANLVTLTPGTLSLDVSDDRKTLYVHVMYLEDEEQFRHELKDGLEKRLIGVMR from the coding sequence GTGAGTCAGTTCCTCTTCAACATTCTGCTCGCCTTCGCGTGGATGCTGCTCACCGGCGAGAGCAGCGCGCCGAGCTTCATCTCCGGTATGGTGGTCGGCTACCTGATTCTCTGGATGTCGCGCTCGGCATTCGGCAAGGAGACCTATTTCTCGAAGATACGGCAGGTTACGGGCTTTGTGCTTTACTTCCTTAAGGAGCTGATTCTGGCCAATCTGCGGGTGGCATTCGATATTCTGACGCCGAAAAACTACCTCGATCCGGGCATCGTCGAGGTGCCGCTCGATGTCGAAACCGATCTCGAAATCACGCTCTTCGCCAATCTGGTCACCCTGACACCCGGCACGCTGAGCCTCGATGTTTCGGACGACCGTAAAACCCTTTATGTCCACGTGATGTATCTCGAAGATGAAGAGCAGTTCCGGCACGAGCTGAAAGATGGGCTCGAAAAACGATTGATCGGGGTGATGCGATGA
- a CDS encoding Na+/H+ antiporter subunit D: protein MKLLLVLPILLPLVTALVMLPFRERSGVQRGLGLGASLVQAVVAVALLSRVYAGGILTLQAGGWAAPFGITLVADLLSAVMVAATALIGLTTSIYSLGSIDRERERFFFHPLMQLLLVGINGAFLTGDLFNLYVWFEVMLISSFVLLALGGTPRQLEGSVKYVTINLLSSAIFLSAVGILYGVAGTLNMADLSARLPMIEQRNLLSVVAVLLLVTFGVKAAIFPLFFWLPASYHTPPVAVSAIFAGLLTKVGVYAIMRVFTTVFTGPESEAIFRILLWIAPLTMVVGVLGAAAQYDLRKLLSFHIVSQIGYMLFAIAIQSPLAIAGGLFYIVHNIIAKTSLFYISGIVRHKTGAFQLKKIGGLYSTEPLLAALFLVSALALAGIPPLSGFWAKLMVIRAGLESEHYFVTAAALVVSLLTLFSMTKIWNEAFWKDDPGVIKVTDEAHGNGRTALLYLPVVMLCGVIIFFGLSFEPVYELSARAAGQLLDVESYRNAVLGGGL from the coding sequence GTGAAACTGCTGCTCGTCCTCCCGATCCTCCTGCCGCTCGTGACGGCGCTCGTCATGCTGCCGTTCCGGGAGCGCTCCGGCGTGCAGCGCGGCCTCGGGCTTGGCGCGTCGCTCGTGCAGGCGGTGGTGGCAGTGGCGCTGCTCTCGCGGGTGTATGCGGGCGGCATCCTCACGCTTCAGGCTGGCGGGTGGGCGGCTCCGTTCGGCATCACGCTTGTGGCCGATCTGCTCTCGGCGGTGATGGTCGCCGCCACGGCGCTCATCGGCCTGACCACCTCGATCTACTCGCTCGGCAGCATCGACCGCGAGCGAGAGCGTTTCTTCTTCCATCCGCTCATGCAATTGCTGCTTGTTGGCATCAACGGCGCGTTCCTGACCGGCGACCTCTTCAACCTCTACGTCTGGTTCGAGGTGATGCTCATCAGCTCCTTCGTGCTGCTCGCGCTCGGCGGAACGCCGCGCCAGCTCGAAGGGTCGGTGAAGTACGTGACGATCAACCTGCTCTCATCGGCGATTTTCCTCTCGGCGGTTGGCATCCTGTACGGCGTGGCGGGCACGCTGAACATGGCCGACCTCTCGGCGCGGCTTCCGATGATTGAGCAGCGCAATCTGCTCTCGGTGGTGGCGGTGCTGCTGCTCGTCACCTTCGGCGTGAAGGCGGCGATTTTCCCGCTCTTCTTCTGGCTTCCGGCCTCGTACCACACGCCGCCGGTCGCCGTGTCGGCTATCTTCGCCGGACTGCTCACCAAGGTGGGCGTCTATGCGATTATGCGCGTGTTCACCACGGTCTTCACAGGCCCCGAGTCGGAGGCGATTTTCCGCATTCTGCTCTGGATCGCGCCGCTGACGATGGTGGTGGGCGTGCTCGGCGCGGCGGCGCAGTACGATTTGCGCAAGCTGCTCTCGTTCCACATCGTCAGCCAGATCGGCTATATGCTCTTCGCCATCGCGATCCAGTCGCCGCTGGCCATTGCGGGCGGGCTGTTCTACATCGTGCACAACATCATCGCCAAGACCAGCCTGTTTTACATCAGCGGCATCGTCCGCCACAAGACCGGCGCGTTCCAGCTCAAGAAGATCGGCGGGCTGTACAGCACGGAACCGCTCCTGGCCGCGCTTTTCCTCGTTTCGGCGCTCGCGCTCGCGGGCATTCCGCCGCTGTCGGGCTTCTGGGCCAAGCTCATGGTGATTCGCGCAGGCCTCGAAAGCGAGCACTACTTTGTGACCGCTGCCGCGCTTGTGGTGAGTTTGCTGACCCTCTTTTCGATGACCAAAATCTGGAACGAGGCGTTCTGGAAGGATGACCCCGGCGTCATCAAAGTCACGGACGAGGCGCACGGCAACGGACGCACGGCGCTGCTCTACCTGCCGGTTGTGATGCTCTGCGGGGTGATCATTTTCTTCGGCCTTTCGTTCGAACCGGTCTATGAACTCTCCGCCCGCGCGGCGGGGCAGTTGCTCGATGTCGAAAGCTACCGGAACGCGGTGCTGGGAGGTGGCCTGTGA
- a CDS encoding Na+/H+ antiporter subunit C, with protein MTFLLALITGLFYAAGIYLLLRRSLVKVIFGIMFLGHAANMLIFSTGRLTKGAPAFVPEGAQALVEPFADPLPQALILTAIVIGFGLQAFAIVLFRRSYEELGTDDVDAMRTTDRIEQVGGGES; from the coding sequence ATGACGTTTCTGCTCGCGCTCATCACCGGCCTCTTTTACGCCGCCGGAATCTATCTGCTCCTGCGCCGCAGTCTGGTGAAGGTGATCTTCGGCATCATGTTCCTCGGCCACGCGGCCAACATGCTGATCTTCAGCACCGGGCGCTTGACCAAGGGCGCTCCGGCCTTCGTGCCCGAAGGGGCACAAGCGCTCGTCGAGCCGTTCGCCGATCCGCTGCCGCAGGCGCTGATTTTGACCGCCATCGTGATTGGCTTCGGCTTGCAGGCGTTCGCCATCGTGCTTTTCAGGCGAAGCTATGAGGAGCTTGGCACGGACGACGTTGACGCCATGCGCACGACCGACCGCATTGAGCAGGTTGGGGGAGGTGAGTCGTGA
- a CDS encoding Na+/H+ antiporter subunit B, producing MNSLILSTSSRYLLVLLQLFSVFLLLRGHNEPGGGFAGGLVAAAAYALYFIANGVEEARRVFRFEPLTVVVAGLGVALASTLPSILGGMEFMQSVWVNTGIPVIGKVGTPLLFDVGVYLLVLGITLKIVFSLAGEDEP from the coding sequence ATGAATTCGCTGATTCTTTCGACATCCTCCCGCTATCTGCTGGTGCTGTTGCAGCTCTTTTCGGTGTTTCTGCTCTTGCGCGGGCACAACGAGCCGGGCGGCGGTTTTGCGGGCGGGCTGGTTGCAGCAGCGGCCTACGCGCTCTACTTCATCGCCAACGGCGTTGAGGAGGCGCGGCGCGTGTTCCGCTTCGAGCCGCTCACGGTGGTGGTCGCGGGCCTCGGCGTGGCGCTTGCGAGCACGCTGCCGTCGATTCTGGGCGGCATGGAGTTCATGCAGAGCGTCTGGGTCAACACCGGCATTCCGGTGATCGGCAAGGTCGGCACGCCGCTGCTTTTCGATGTCGGGGTCTATCTGCTGGTGCTTGGCATCACCCTCAAAATCGTTTTTTCGCTCGCCGGGGAGGATGAACCATGA
- a CDS encoding putative monovalent cation/H+ antiporter subunit A: MRNLSLLFLIITGFAVSAIAPYLYRLLKARFVWFGVAFPLTLFASFMLKYPQVASGVPVRERWSWVPSLGLNLSFVLDGLSLTFVMLVTLIGAAVFLYASVYLRHYEEADRFFGFIGMFMTSMLGVVLADNMLLLFLFWELTSISSFLLIGFNHHAPTSRASALKALLVTGAGGLALLAGMLLLGSVTGSFEISSFYAMNDLITSHRLYPAIVALILVGAFTKSAQFPFHFWLPDAMAAPSPVSAYLHSATMVKAGIYLIARFNHEIGGTALWQDTILVAGATTMIFAGLLSYRQSDLKRLLAYSTLSVLGTLVMLLGIGSKLAIKAFFIYLIAHSLYKGTLFLVAGTLDHETGTRDVSKLGGLWKAMPVTAVTAALASFSMMGVIPLIGFIGKETLYKAVLEVQPWGRVLIVLAVAASALLVVVTFLVGFRPFLGKPRPELQKVHEAPVAMLVGPFILALSGLLLGLFPDFFVGHLLEESAVSIISQRLDIEIELWHGFNLVLLLSFVTLLAGVGLYLLRSIALSRIENLHLPGLVKPSIWYEQALAGMLRFATWLTSSLQNGDLRCYLAVIILSALIPAGLMLFSSGGAGGFAVTLPADLSVTPYEIALTVIIVLATGLLLTSDSRLKAIVSMGVLGFGVGIIFIIYGAPDVALTTFAIETLNVILFVLVLAHLPKFTSRSRPTGRLRDGLIAASAGVFMTLTVLQVTSTDLSSRLKEYFGSASLPDGHGRNVVNVILVDFRALDTLGEITVLAIAAIGVFALLKLRTGKTD; the protein is encoded by the coding sequence TCCGCTGACGCTGTTTGCGAGCTTCATGCTGAAGTATCCGCAGGTGGCCTCCGGCGTTCCGGTGCGCGAGCGCTGGAGCTGGGTGCCGTCGCTTGGTCTCAATCTGAGCTTCGTGCTCGACGGGCTGAGCCTTACCTTCGTGATGCTGGTGACGCTGATCGGCGCGGCGGTGTTCCTGTACGCTTCGGTCTATCTGCGCCACTACGAGGAGGCCGACCGCTTTTTCGGCTTCATCGGCATGTTCATGACCTCGATGCTTGGCGTGGTGCTGGCCGACAACATGCTGTTGCTGTTTCTGTTCTGGGAGCTGACCAGCATCAGCTCGTTCCTGTTGATCGGTTTCAACCACCACGCGCCGACCTCACGCGCTTCGGCGCTGAAGGCGCTGCTTGTGACCGGCGCGGGCGGCCTTGCGCTGCTGGCCGGAATGCTGCTGCTGGGGAGCGTAACTGGCAGTTTCGAGATTTCCTCGTTCTACGCGATGAACGATCTCATCACCTCCCATCGCCTCTATCCGGCCATCGTCGCGCTGATTCTCGTCGGCGCGTTCACCAAGTCGGCGCAGTTTCCGTTCCACTTCTGGCTGCCTGACGCCATGGCCGCGCCCTCGCCGGTGAGCGCCTACCTGCACTCCGCCACGATGGTCAAGGCGGGCATCTACCTCATCGCGCGGTTCAACCACGAAATCGGCGGCACGGCGCTCTGGCAGGACACGATCCTCGTCGCTGGGGCGACAACCATGATTTTCGCGGGACTGCTCTCCTATCGCCAGAGCGACCTGAAGCGGCTGCTCGCCTACTCGACCCTGTCTGTGCTGGGCACGCTTGTGATGCTGCTTGGCATCGGCTCGAAGCTGGCGATCAAGGCCTTTTTCATCTACCTCATCGCGCACTCGCTTTACAAGGGCACGCTGTTTCTGGTGGCCGGAACGCTCGACCACGAGACCGGCACGCGCGATGTCTCGAAACTTGGCGGCCTGTGGAAGGCGATGCCGGTGACGGCGGTGACGGCGGCGCTTGCCTCGTTTTCGATGATGGGGGTTATTCCCTTGATCGGCTTCATCGGCAAGGAGACGCTCTACAAGGCGGTGCTCGAAGTGCAGCCGTGGGGCCGCGTGCTCATCGTGCTCGCGGTCGCGGCGAGTGCGCTTCTCGTGGTGGTGACCTTCCTCGTCGGTTTCCGCCCGTTCCTCGGTAAACCCCGGCCTGAGCTGCAGAAGGTGCACGAAGCGCCGGTGGCGATGCTCGTCGGTCCGTTCATCCTTGCGCTTTCGGGGCTGTTGCTGGGGCTGTTTCCGGACTTTTTCGTCGGTCACCTGCTCGAAGAGTCCGCCGTCAGCATCATCTCTCAACGGCTCGACATCGAGATCGAGTTGTGGCACGGCTTCAATCTGGTGCTGCTTCTGAGCTTCGTCACTCTGCTCGCGGGCGTCGGTCTCTACCTGCTGCGCTCCATCGCGCTCTCCCGCATAGAAAATCTCCATCTGCCGGGCCTCGTCAAGCCCTCGATCTGGTACGAACAGGCGCTGGCCGGAATGCTGCGCTTTGCCACCTGGCTTACTTCGTCACTCCAAAACGGCGACCTGCGCTGCTACCTCGCGGTCATCATCCTCTCGGCGCTGATTCCGGCTGGTCTGATGCTTTTTAGCTCGGGGGGCGCGGGCGGTTTTGCAGTGACGCTGCCCGCCGATCTTTCGGTCACGCCGTATGAAATTGCGCTCACCGTGATTATCGTGCTGGCGACTGGCCTCTTGCTGACGAGCGATTCGCGGCTGAAGGCGATCGTGTCGATGGGCGTGCTCGGCTTTGGCGTCGGCATCATTTTCATCATCTACGGCGCGCCCGACGTGGCGCTGACCACCTTCGCGATCGAGACGTTGAACGTCATTTTGTTCGTGCTGGTGCTGGCCCATCTACCGAAGTTCACCTCACGGTCGCGCCCGACCGGGCGGCTTCGTGACGGTCTGATCGCGGCCTCGGCGGGAGTTTTCATGACCCTGACCGTGCTTCAGGTTACCTCCACCGATCTGTCGTCCCGGCTGAAGGAGTACTTCGGCAGTGCCAGTCTGCCCGACGGGCATGGGCGGAATGTGGTGAATGTCATTCTCGTCGATTTCAGGGCACTTGATACGCTCGGCGAAATTACTGTGCTAGCCATCGCGGCTATCGGCGTATTTGCCCTGCTGAAACTCAGAACCGGTAAAACGGATTGA